In the uncultured Methanobacterium sp. genome, one interval contains:
- a CDS encoding 3H domain-containing protein encodes MRKPYVILIGSASGIGKSTIASELAKELGIKHLIETDFIREIVRGIIGPDYAPALHKSSFDAYVTLKDKQRYDGNTASLISAGFEEHASFVIPAIEKVIKRAVDDYDDLVIEGVHLVPGFLDIEKFKEDANIHFFVLTADEDVHKERFVKRAMKIKRGGKHLEYFKENRIINNYLVKQALEHRIPVINNLGINETKKRMLTLIKEICKEMIFRHSVDQLELETDIILNKYGGRIMDVSYFLPGFGEPLKRKVNVYDPSEAKRFIKLLQENPKRKKDLEGLYELSGNVHRHKICAPDEESLDAMIKELGEKGLLYEFDKEE; translated from the coding sequence TTGAGAAAACCTTACGTTATACTCATTGGAAGTGCTTCGGGGATTGGAAAATCAACCATCGCTTCTGAGTTAGCTAAAGAGCTGGGCATTAAACATCTGATTGAAACTGACTTCATAAGGGAGATAGTGAGGGGGATCATTGGTCCAGATTATGCACCTGCTCTGCACAAATCTTCATTCGATGCATATGTAACCCTGAAGGACAAACAACGATACGATGGTAATACTGCCAGTTTAATAAGTGCCGGTTTTGAAGAACACGCTTCTTTTGTCATACCTGCAATTGAAAAGGTTATTAAAAGAGCAGTTGATGACTACGATGATCTGGTAATTGAAGGAGTGCATCTGGTTCCTGGATTTTTAGACATAGAAAAATTTAAGGAAGACGCAAACATCCACTTTTTTGTACTAACTGCCGATGAGGATGTGCATAAGGAAAGATTCGTTAAAAGGGCCATGAAGATAAAACGGGGTGGTAAACACCTGGAGTATTTCAAAGAAAACCGTATAATTAATAATTATCTGGTTAAACAGGCCCTGGAACATCGCATCCCCGTTATCAACAATCTAGGCATTAACGAAACTAAAAAAAGGATGCTTACTCTGATAAAGGAGATCTGTAAGGAGATGATATTCCGCCATTCAGTCGACCAGTTAGAACTGGAGACTGATATCATTCTAAACAAATATGGAGGACGCATAATGGATGTTTCCTACTTCCTCCCTGGTTTTGGCGAACCATTAAAGAGGAAGGTTAATGTATATGACCCTTCCGAGGCAAAACGATTCATTAAACTTCTCCAGGAGAACCCTAAGCGTAAAAAAGATCTGGAAGGACTCTATGAACTTTCTGGGAATGTGCACCGGCATAAAATCTGCGCCCCAGATGAAGAAAGTTTGGATGCCATGATTAAAGAACTGGGTGAAAAGGGACTACTCTATGAATTTGACAAGGAAGAATAA
- the rnz gene encoding ribonuclease Z, whose translation MELIFLGTSSALPTVKRNHSAIALKAFGEVMLFDCGEGTQRQMSRIKLSPMKVDHIFITHLHGDHFLGLPGMIQSMAFRGRKEPLHIYGPEGMIKTVENIKNLGYYALSFPIHAYEVTEGTVLQTDEYLIECCPTHHSIPNLAYSVEEIRSPKFLREKAIELGLKPGPDFGKLQKGTPVEVDGTLINPDQVLGAKRKGIKVVYSGDTKPCPEMVQFASGADVLIHESTYESSQESKAIENGHSTTTHAAKIAKEAEVSELILTHISTRYRDSAKLRTEASHVFGKVIVAEDFLNIEVKRHGTQ comes from the coding sequence ATGGAATTAATATTTTTAGGAACCTCATCTGCACTCCCCACCGTTAAACGGAATCATTCCGCAATTGCTTTAAAGGCATTTGGAGAGGTAATGCTCTTTGATTGCGGTGAAGGGACTCAGCGTCAGATGTCTCGAATTAAATTGAGCCCCATGAAGGTGGATCACATATTCATTACCCATCTCCATGGTGACCACTTCCTGGGACTGCCGGGCATGATCCAGTCCATGGCTTTCAGAGGCCGAAAAGAACCTTTACATATCTACGGGCCGGAAGGGATGATAAAAACCGTGGAAAATATTAAAAATCTTGGTTACTATGCATTATCATTCCCCATACATGCTTATGAAGTAACCGAGGGTACTGTTCTCCAGACAGATGAATATCTGATTGAATGTTGCCCTACACACCACTCTATCCCAAACCTGGCTTACTCAGTTGAAGAAATAAGATCCCCCAAATTCCTCAGGGAAAAAGCTATCGAACTGGGATTAAAACCCGGGCCCGATTTTGGGAAACTGCAAAAGGGGACCCCTGTGGAAGTAGATGGAACTCTGATAAACCCAGATCAAGTACTCGGTGCAAAAAGGAAGGGAATAAAAGTGGTTTATTCGGGGGATACTAAACCCTGCCCTGAAATGGTTCAATTTGCATCGGGTGCCGACGTGCTGATACATGAATCAACCTATGAATCATCTCAGGAATCAAAAGCCATTGAAAATGGACATTCCACCACCACGCACGCAGCAAAGATTGCTAAAGAAGCGGAAGTATCTGAATTAATTCTCACCCACATTAGCACCCGCTACCGGGATAGTGCTAAATTAAGAACAGAAGCAAGCCACGTATTTGGTAAGGTAATAGTAGCGGAAGATTTTTTGAATATCGAGGTGAAACGCCATGGAACACAATGA
- a CDS encoding hydrocarbon binding protein (contains V4R domain): MDMNEITDNIGTFKPELIPKETGGDIDDYEDALHVLMKFMGSMSSALEQVSGRGANAIVYQAGKRMGHDAAKMMEKTNDLQKALFEMGEVLGHEFYYVKWKPEGQESYVIERENEVEVKLLFMDCVVRQTLRRTGLPQKGPLCYLLYGYMVGAVEEVMDLKAKVDIDHVGPNACLKTLTIKWGGK; encoded by the coding sequence ATGGATATGAACGAGATAACTGATAATATCGGTACATTTAAACCCGAATTAATTCCCAAAGAGACTGGTGGAGACATAGATGACTATGAAGATGCACTGCACGTGCTTATGAAATTCATGGGATCCATGTCCAGTGCACTGGAACAGGTTTCAGGACGAGGTGCCAATGCTATCGTTTACCAGGCCGGTAAACGCATGGGGCACGATGCTGCGAAAATGATGGAAAAAACCAACGACCTGCAAAAAGCCCTTTTTGAAATGGGTGAAGTCTTGGGACATGAATTCTACTATGTAAAGTGGAAACCCGAAGGACAGGAAAGTTACGTCATTGAAAGAGAAAACGAAGTTGAAGTAAAACTTCTCTTCATGGATTGTGTTGTCAGGCAAACACTCCGAAGAACAGGCTTACCCCAAAAAGGACCATTATGTTACCTATTATATGGATATATGGTTGGAGCAGTGGAAGAAGTTATGGACCTCAAAGCAAAAGTTGACATAGACCATGTAGGACCGAATGCCTGCCTAAAAACCCTCACCATCAAATGGGGTGGTAAATAA
- the nadC gene encoding carboxylating nicotinate-nucleotide diphosphorylase codes for MRQDLAKMVYDDIGFEDITTRALIPPGLKAKGHIISKEEGISAGVELAVAIFTEFEVETEVLVADGEKLKQGQIIMEISGDPRSILSVERTVLNLMMRMSGIATLTSNIIKMVRNVNPDVIVAGTRKTTPGLQFFEKNAIRSGGGDTHRYRLDDSVLIKDNHLAMVGGVAEAVSRARKYVSFTKKIEIEVETLEEALQAANAGADIVMLDNMDPEDVTIVLEALDGENLRDNVIIEVSGGINSGNIVQFAKTGVDVISTGYITHSARSLDLSLELDKIH; via the coding sequence ATGAGGCAGGACCTGGCTAAGATGGTTTATGATGATATTGGCTTTGAGGATATAACCACCCGTGCATTGATACCTCCTGGATTAAAGGCTAAGGGCCATATCATATCCAAAGAAGAAGGTATATCTGCTGGAGTTGAACTGGCAGTAGCTATTTTCACCGAGTTTGAAGTGGAAACAGAAGTACTGGTGGCAGATGGTGAAAAGCTAAAGCAGGGTCAGATCATCATGGAGATATCCGGTGATCCACGTAGTATTCTCAGTGTGGAAAGAACAGTCTTAAATCTCATGATGCGCATGAGCGGCATTGCCACCCTTACCTCAAATATTATTAAAATGGTCCGTAATGTTAATCCTGATGTTATAGTGGCCGGGACCCGTAAAACAACCCCTGGACTCCAGTTTTTTGAGAAAAATGCCATAAGATCTGGTGGAGGAGATACACATCGCTACCGCCTGGATGACAGTGTATTAATAAAGGATAATCACCTGGCCATGGTAGGCGGGGTGGCCGAGGCAGTATCCCGCGCCAGAAAGTACGTCAGTTTCACTAAAAAAATTGAAATTGAGGTAGAAACCCTGGAAGAAGCCTTACAGGCTGCTAATGCTGGGGCAGATATTGTAATGCTGGACAACATGGATCCTGAAGATGTTACAATTGTCCTGGAAGCTTTGGATGGTGAAAATCTCCGGGATAATGTGATAATTGAAGTTTCAGGTGGTATCAATTCAGGTAACATAGTTCAGTTTGCAAAGACAGGGGTGGATGTGATCTCTACCGGATACATCACTCACTCTGCAAGATCATTGGACTTAAGCTTAGAATTGGACAAAATACATTGA
- a CDS encoding class E sortase, whose translation MSKYKIIAILIILACVTLAAGIAIAGYQQMQNVTQAQKSVKDYQEKMSNPVNALDPSDLAKSYINAQLIIPKLNVNASIRSDTVNAYNSVYHYPESVMPGKPGECGILGHRTKYSGLFTNIASLEPGDQAIIKDFSQRKKYVYEVTSNGNDIRWDYKTNPIRFSQEGQARLLIVTCYPPGKKEAAWITHFKMVSSSNL comes from the coding sequence ATGTCTAAATATAAAATTATTGCCATCCTGATTATATTAGCGTGTGTCACGCTGGCAGCAGGCATAGCCATTGCTGGTTACCAGCAGATGCAAAACGTTACCCAGGCCCAGAAAAGTGTTAAAGATTATCAGGAGAAAATGAGTAACCCAGTGAACGCACTGGATCCCTCTGATCTTGCCAAATCTTATATTAATGCCCAGTTAATCATTCCTAAACTCAATGTGAACGCAAGCATTCGATCAGACACTGTGAATGCATATAATTCTGTTTATCATTATCCTGAAAGTGTTATGCCAGGTAAACCTGGAGAATGTGGTATTTTAGGCCATAGAACTAAATATTCTGGATTATTCACTAACATAGCTTCCCTGGAACCCGGAGACCAGGCTATTATCAAGGATTTTAGCCAGCGCAAGAAATATGTCTACGAAGTCACTTCCAATGGAAATGATATACGCTGGGACTACAAAACCAACCCTATTAGATTTTCACAGGAAGGGCAGGCACGTTTATTAATTGTTACTTGTTATCCCCCCGGTAAAAAAGAAGCTGCATGGATTACCCACTTTAAAATGGTATCCAGTAGTAACTTATAA
- a CDS encoding replication factor C large subunit — protein MLWTEKYSPQTMKDVLGNKKAIEEIEYWLESWDHGEPQKCLLLVGPPGTGKTTLAHLVAREFSDHIELNASDKRSYDIIMNTIGEASASVSFFGQGGRKLIILDEVDGLHGNEDRGGIRAINKIIKEGHHPMIMMANDLYSKRIQSLKSKCQLIKIRKVHTNSIVALLKRICVKEEVDFEEHVLRTLAKRSRGDLRSAINDLQVIAQGKDSITSDDLKIISEKDDINNIFDSVRTVLKSKNPKRIKDSLRLEADPAFILEQITENIPREYEKAEEIEKAYNAVAEADVYLGRAFHTRHYGYWKYTYDLMGVGVALAKDETYKKFSRYTSSTFYSKLSKNRAKRDLRDRVATKIGAKLHTSRKVAIEYFPYYEIMFEKDDLARDLADYFDLDDAEVKQFRSRKIKKKKPEKTTKAKSTVKTKSTAKKSAKSTKSNSSKKTSETAVTDDNTVTNTDSSSKKASKAKDSETPISSKEPKTNTKSKKSKSVKSKDKNDSENSESKEKGTQTSLFSFQ, from the coding sequence ATGTTGTGGACTGAGAAGTACAGTCCTCAGACCATGAAGGATGTTCTGGGGAATAAAAAGGCCATTGAAGAGATTGAATACTGGTTGGAAAGCTGGGACCATGGTGAACCTCAGAAGTGCCTCTTACTGGTAGGACCACCAGGCACCGGGAAAACCACCCTAGCTCATCTGGTGGCTCGCGAGTTCTCAGACCATATAGAACTCAATGCCAGTGACAAACGATCTTACGACATAATAATGAACACCATAGGAGAAGCATCAGCTTCTGTCTCCTTCTTTGGCCAGGGAGGGCGTAAACTCATAATATTGGATGAAGTGGACGGACTCCATGGAAATGAGGACCGTGGTGGGATAAGAGCCATAAACAAGATCATCAAGGAGGGTCATCATCCCATGATCATGATGGCCAATGATCTTTACAGTAAACGTATACAGAGCCTTAAATCGAAATGTCAGCTTATAAAAATCCGAAAAGTGCACACTAACTCTATTGTAGCTCTTTTAAAAAGGATCTGTGTAAAAGAAGAGGTTGATTTTGAGGAGCACGTTCTCAGGACACTGGCCAAAAGATCCCGTGGTGATTTAAGGTCGGCAATTAACGACCTGCAGGTGATTGCCCAGGGCAAGGACTCAATAACCTCTGATGACCTGAAAATCATATCTGAAAAAGATGATATTAACAATATCTTTGACTCAGTACGCACTGTACTGAAAAGCAAAAACCCAAAAAGGATTAAGGATTCCCTGCGCCTGGAGGCAGATCCTGCTTTTATCCTGGAACAGATAACCGAAAACATTCCCCGGGAGTATGAAAAGGCAGAGGAAATTGAAAAGGCATATAATGCAGTGGCAGAAGCTGACGTGTACCTTGGAAGAGCCTTCCACACCCGGCACTACGGTTACTGGAAGTACACCTACGATCTCATGGGAGTGGGTGTGGCCCTGGCCAAGGATGAAACCTACAAGAAATTCAGTAGGTATACCAGTTCAACTTTCTACAGTAAACTGTCCAAGAACCGGGCAAAGAGGGACCTCAGAGACAGGGTGGCCACCAAGATCGGAGCCAAACTGCACACATCCCGTAAAGTGGCCATTGAATATTTCCCCTACTATGAGATAATGTTTGAGAAAGATGACCTGGCCAGGGACCTGGCAGACTACTTTGACCTGGATGATGCTGAGGTTAAACAGTTCCGTAGCCGGAAGATTAAAAAGAAGAAGCCAGAAAAGACTACTAAGGCAAAAAGCACAGTTAAAACTAAAAGCACTGCCAAAAAGTCAGCTAAATCCACTAAAAGCAATTCTTCCAAGAAGACTTCAGAAACTGCAGTTACAGATGATAACACAGTGACAAACACAGATTCATCTTCCAAGAAGGCTTCAAAAGCAAAGGACTCTGAAACCCCAATTAGTTCCAAAGAACCAAAGACCAATACTAAATCTAAGAAAAGTAAGAGTGTTAAATCAAAGGATAAAAATGATTCTGAAAATTCTGAGTCTAAAGAAAAGGGAACACAGACCTCTTTATTTAGTTTTC
- a CDS encoding ferredoxin family protein, whose product MVEILIDEDACVGCGSCVDDCPNDVYKMNEEKWKTEVVNVDDCMACLSCHEICPAQAMTHKEIHVAKRLYIDRRVNHVLERII is encoded by the coding sequence ATGGTTGAAATCCTAATAGACGAAGATGCATGTGTTGGATGTGGATCCTGTGTGGATGACTGCCCCAATGACGTGTACAAAATGAATGAAGAAAAATGGAAAACAGAAGTGGTTAATGTCGACGACTGTATGGCATGCCTCTCCTGCCATGAAATCTGCCCTGCACAGGCCATGACTCACAAAGAAATCCACGTGGCCAAACGACTGTACATTGACCGTAGAGTTAACCACGTGCTGGAAAGAATTATTTGA
- a CDS encoding Ni/Fe hydrogenase subunit alpha has product MKNIEISPVSRIEGHAKITVQVDDAGNVADAHFHVMEIRGFEKFLEGAAVEEAPRITPRICGICQTAHHLASAKATDMVFGLEVPETAKKLRELMLLGQYIHSHSLHFYFLGAPDLVMGPDSDPAMRNVVGILKSNPDLAMMAIKTRKIGQEITGVVGGKPISPVTAIPGGQSRGITSEQQAQLLSKAKDAIGLIEQGVEVAKPLFAQYSEAIEALGPVESHFGALTNGGSIEFYDGPAKIIDKSGNQVYEFAAADYLDYVEEKVQPWSYLKFPYLKQIGFPEGNYRVGPLARLNVVDNVPTEKASALYGEYKDQYGIAQNALLYHYARLIELMYAAEKAVQLLEDDSITGTDIRQNLSEPLMTKEEAKESGETKRGVGMIEATRGILIHDYETDAGGFINRANLIVSTGQNNLSMDIGVRETAKQMIHGEEVSEGLKNRLEMIIRAYDPCLSCATHAIDGSSPLAVDIYDSEGQLLKKHLL; this is encoded by the coding sequence ATGAAAAATATCGAAATTAGCCCTGTAAGTAGGATAGAGGGTCACGCCAAGATCACAGTTCAGGTGGATGATGCCGGGAACGTGGCCGATGCCCACTTCCACGTTATGGAAATCAGGGGATTTGAAAAATTCCTGGAAGGTGCTGCTGTAGAAGAAGCACCCCGAATCACACCACGTATATGCGGTATCTGCCAGACTGCACACCATCTGGCATCAGCCAAAGCTACAGATATGGTTTTTGGACTGGAAGTACCCGAAACCGCTAAAAAGCTAAGGGAACTCATGCTCCTGGGACAGTACATACACTCCCATTCACTCCATTTTTATTTCCTTGGGGCCCCAGACCTGGTTATGGGACCTGATTCAGACCCTGCAATGAGAAATGTGGTGGGGATCTTGAAAAGTAATCCTGATCTGGCAATGATGGCCATAAAAACCCGGAAGATAGGGCAGGAAATTACAGGAGTTGTGGGTGGAAAACCCATAAGCCCGGTAACTGCCATACCCGGAGGCCAATCCAGAGGTATAACCTCCGAACAACAGGCCCAACTATTATCCAAAGCTAAAGATGCAATAGGCTTAATAGAACAAGGTGTTGAAGTGGCCAAACCATTGTTTGCCCAGTACAGTGAAGCTATTGAAGCATTAGGTCCTGTTGAAAGTCATTTTGGAGCTTTGACCAATGGTGGTTCCATTGAGTTCTATGACGGACCAGCCAAGATCATTGATAAATCTGGAAATCAGGTTTATGAATTTGCAGCTGCTGATTACTTGGATTATGTTGAAGAAAAAGTTCAACCATGGTCCTACCTGAAATTCCCCTACCTTAAACAGATAGGATTCCCTGAAGGTAATTATCGTGTCGGGCCACTGGCCAGGCTGAATGTGGTGGATAATGTGCCCACTGAAAAAGCTTCAGCCCTGTATGGTGAATACAAGGACCAGTATGGAATTGCTCAAAACGCACTTCTGTACCACTATGCCCGTTTAATCGAGCTGATGTATGCCGCTGAAAAGGCAGTGCAACTTTTAGAAGATGACAGCATAACCGGTACTGACATTCGCCAGAACCTCTCAGAACCATTAATGACCAAAGAAGAAGCTAAAGAATCCGGTGAAACCAAAAGAGGAGTAGGAATGATTGAGGCCACCAGAGGAATCCTCATCCATGACTATGAAACCGATGCAGGAGGATTCATTAACCGGGCCAACTTAATTGTTTCCACCGGCCAGAACAACCTATCCATGGACATAGGAGTTAGAGAAACTGCTAAACAGATGATACATGGTGAAGAGGTTTCTGAAGGGCTTAAAAACAGGCTGGAAATGATTATAAGGGCATACGACCCCTGTCTTTCCTGTGCAACCCATGCCATTGATGGAAGTTCACCACTGGCCGTGGACATCTACGACAGCGAAGGCCAACTCCTGAAAAAACATTTACTCTGA
- a CDS encoding replication factor C small subunit produces the protein MNGPWVEKYRPQTLEEVVGQDHIIHRLKQYINEANMPNLMFTGPAGVGKTTTAIALAKAMLGEYWKQNFLELNASDARGIETVRKDIKSFCRLKAVGSPFRIIFLDEVDNMTKDAQHALRREMEMYTKTSSFILSCNYSSKIIDPIQSRCAIFRFAPIKGHQVIQRLEIIAKAENVNYAPGTLESIVYFAEGDMRRAVNILQSTASMGEEITEDIVHEVVSKAKPKDVRRIVNLALDGDFMGARDLLREVMVVQGTSGEDMVTQVYQEVSRMAMDDLISSEDYINLVEHIGEYDFRIREGANPRIQLEALLTKFLPKEKAD, from the coding sequence ATGAACGGACCATGGGTGGAGAAGTATCGACCACAGACCCTGGAAGAGGTTGTGGGTCAAGATCACATTATACACAGACTTAAACAGTACATAAACGAGGCGAACATGCCTAACCTCATGTTCACCGGCCCGGCAGGAGTGGGAAAAACCACCACTGCCATTGCACTGGCCAAGGCCATGCTGGGTGAATACTGGAAGCAGAACTTCCTGGAGTTAAATGCCTCTGACGCCAGGGGTATCGAGACTGTACGTAAGGATATTAAAAGTTTCTGCCGCTTGAAAGCAGTTGGATCACCATTCAGAATCATATTCCTGGATGAAGTGGATAACATGACCAAGGATGCCCAGCACGCCCTGCGCCGGGAGATGGAAATGTACACCAAAACATCTTCATTCATCCTCTCCTGTAACTACTCATCCAAGATCATCGATCCAATCCAATCACGGTGTGCTATATTCAGATTCGCACCCATCAAGGGCCACCAGGTTATCCAGAGACTTGAAATAATTGCCAAGGCAGAAAACGTTAATTATGCACCGGGAACTCTGGAAAGCATTGTTTATTTTGCTGAAGGGGATATGCGCCGTGCAGTTAACATCCTGCAATCCACTGCATCAATGGGTGAAGAAATAACAGAGGACATTGTTCACGAAGTGGTTTCGAAGGCTAAACCTAAGGATGTCCGCAGAATTGTTAATCTGGCACTGGATGGGGATTTCATGGGCGCCCGTGACCTTCTAAGAGAGGTTATGGTGGTTCAGGGTACCAGTGGCGAGGACATGGTCACCCAGGTTTATCAGGAAGTATCCAGAATGGCCATGGATGACCTTATCTCCAGTGAAGATTACATAAATCTGGTGGAGCACATTGGAGAATATGATTTCAGAATAAGGGAAGGTGCCAATCCCAGAATACAATTAGAAGCTCTTTTGACCAAATTTTTACCAAAGGAAAAGGCAGATTAG
- a CDS encoding ZPR1 zinc finger domain-containing protein → MSKMFADCPICNARQSMEVTTKTEIIPYFGEIMESTLLCGECGYKHADTICIDQKEPVKYTLIVGKENLNARVVKSQSTTITIPEIGLKVEPGPQSQGYVSNVEGVLNRFEKAVKTALSWAEEDHTKKNAVQILEDIQRVKNGKKKVTLVLEDPFGHSIVMDETAVKSELTVEEIENLETGFATFENDELETNEDDESPKTS, encoded by the coding sequence TTGAGTAAAATGTTTGCTGATTGTCCCATATGCAATGCACGTCAAAGTATGGAAGTCACCACCAAAACCGAAATAATCCCTTACTTTGGGGAAATTATGGAATCAACCCTTTTATGCGGTGAATGCGGCTACAAACATGCCGATACCATATGTATTGACCAGAAAGAACCTGTCAAGTACACCTTAATTGTTGGAAAGGAAAATTTAAACGCCAGGGTTGTTAAATCACAATCAACCACCATAACTATACCTGAAATAGGGCTTAAGGTGGAGCCAGGACCCCAATCTCAGGGATACGTTTCCAATGTAGAAGGAGTGCTGAACCGTTTTGAAAAAGCGGTTAAAACTGCATTGTCATGGGCTGAAGAAGACCACACCAAAAAGAACGCAGTGCAAATACTGGAAGATATCCAAAGAGTGAAAAATGGTAAAAAAAAAGTTACCCTGGTATTAGAAGACCCCTTCGGTCACAGTATCGTCATGGATGAGACGGCAGTTAAGAGTGAATTGACTGTAGAAGAGATTGAAAATCTGGAAACTGGATTTGCCACCTTTGAAAATGACGAACTGGAAACAAACGAAGATGATGAATCCCCTAAAACCAGTTAA
- a CDS encoding mechanosensitive ion channel family protein has translation MATDPVYLDLIKIAIIFIAGFVIIKWTSYIIKRTGARFSLETTLIQVINEIIKYSIIAIALTLALNEIGVNINSLIISFGIVGIAVGFAARDTLSNLIAGLFILADKSFKVGDIIEMSGKSGKVIKLGFRITTIKTDDNKIITIPNSIFSSGVYINSTSQETRRVGLDINIPYELELEETVNSLMKVTSECKWALLEPKPNVLIKEMTDTGIKATINVWISDPWKVATYRSQLALKVKDLLVVENSS, from the coding sequence ATGGCCACTGATCCAGTGTACCTTGATCTGATAAAAATTGCAATAATCTTTATAGCCGGATTTGTCATTATTAAATGGACCAGTTACATTATTAAGAGAACTGGGGCTCGATTTAGTTTAGAAACCACTCTGATTCAGGTCATAAATGAGATCATCAAATATTCCATAATTGCCATTGCATTAACCCTTGCTTTAAATGAAATTGGAGTGAATATAAACTCCCTGATCATCAGCTTTGGTATTGTAGGTATAGCCGTTGGTTTCGCTGCAAGGGACACCCTCTCCAACCTCATTGCAGGTCTCTTCATACTGGCAGATAAAAGTTTTAAAGTAGGAGACATCATTGAAATGTCTGGTAAAAGTGGTAAAGTGATTAAACTGGGCTTCAGAATTACCACCATCAAAACTGATGACAATAAAATTATCACCATCCCCAATTCAATTTTTTCCAGTGGGGTTTACATCAATTCCACCTCTCAGGAAACCCGTAGAGTAGGATTAGATATTAACATTCCCTACGAACTTGAACTGGAAGAAACTGTTAACTCCCTGATGAAAGTAACATCGGAGTGTAAATGGGCGCTCCTGGAACCAAAACCAAATGTGCTTATAAAAGAAATGACAGATACAGGTATTAAAGCTACTATTAATGTCTGGATCAGTGATCCATGGAAGGTAGCCACCTACCGAAGCCAGTTAGCCCTGAAAGTTAAGGATCTTCTGGTGGTTGAAAATTCCTCGTGA
- a CDS encoding F420-nonreducing hydrogenase: protein MVKIALEALASCAGCEISILDLHEDLVKLLGQADIVYAPILMDVKEVPDDIDIAIVSGSVRNAENKERLEELREKSKILIAYGTCACYGGITGMADLYTSEEVTSRTYSDNASTVSAPLPNEVVPELLSIVHPAADFTVIDGFIPGCPPKEQLTHDILIPLVNDEAPDVPKKSVCADCQREMEHVEFDKIHRRIEGTPNAEQCFLSQGYVCLGSVTLGRCGALCTDAGVPCHGCGGPGLDVLREPSHDIYNGVIKRIAHLSKMPEKDVEKQIYDIGHVIYGFVIGSKTMEDKQVSLIPQLVKK from the coding sequence ATGGTAAAAATAGCACTTGAAGCCCTGGCAAGCTGTGCAGGCTGCGAAATATCCATACTGGACCTTCACGAAGACTTGGTCAAATTACTGGGCCAAGCAGATATCGTATACGCACCAATACTAATGGATGTCAAAGAAGTACCTGATGATATTGACATCGCCATTGTTTCTGGATCTGTTCGAAACGCAGAAAACAAGGAAAGACTTGAGGAACTCCGCGAAAAATCTAAAATTTTAATTGCCTACGGAACTTGCGCCTGTTACGGTGGAATAACTGGTATGGCTGACCTTTACACATCTGAAGAGGTTACATCTCGTACTTACTCAGACAATGCCAGTACCGTATCTGCCCCTCTTCCCAATGAAGTAGTTCCTGAGCTATTAAGTATCGTGCACCCCGCCGCCGACTTCACTGTTATCGATGGATTCATACCAGGTTGTCCTCCCAAAGAACAACTCACTCACGACATCCTAATACCTCTTGTCAACGACGAGGCCCCAGATGTTCCTAAAAAGAGCGTCTGCGCTGACTGCCAGCGTGAAATGGAACACGTAGAATTTGATAAAATACACCGCAGAATTGAAGGCACCCCCAATGCAGAACAATGCTTCCTCAGCCAAGGATATGTTTGTCTGGGTTCAGTAACTCTAGGACGTTGCGGTGCTCTCTGTACAGATGCAGGAGTGCCCTGTCACGGCTGTGGAGGTCCTGGACTGGATGTTCTGAGGGAACCAAGCCACGACATTTACAACGGAGTTATCAAAAGGATAGCTCACCTTTCCAAGATGCCAGAAAAAGATGTGGAAAAACAGATCTATGACATCGGACACGTTATCTACGGATTCGTAATTGGAAGTAAGACCATGGAGGATAAACAGGTTTCACTCATCCCCCAACTGGTTAAAAAGTGA